One genomic window of Streptomyces sp. NBC_01276 includes the following:
- a CDS encoding SDR family NAD(P)-dependent oxidoreductase, whose amino-acid sequence MPTPTPYDTPYDLTGRTALVTGAASGIGRATALLLARAGAVVHCADRDEPGLAETAALITKGGGAATAHPLDVTDRTALRAAVAAAGPLDITAAVAGVMHTSSVLETTDEDLDRILDINFKGVLRTCQEAVSAMIAAGRPGSVVTMASGAVDAAQPGLLCYSAAKAAVVQLTKTLATEAGPHGIRVNAVAPGWIRTPMTGRHGSEVQQRTEEAMVRMSPLRRVGEPEDIAQAVLYLACDASSFMTGQILRPNGGVSMPW is encoded by the coding sequence ATGCCCACACCCACCCCGTACGACACCCCGTACGACCTCACCGGCCGCACCGCGCTCGTCACCGGAGCCGCGAGCGGGATAGGCCGCGCCACCGCCCTCCTCCTCGCCCGGGCCGGCGCCGTCGTGCACTGCGCGGACCGCGACGAGCCGGGCCTCGCCGAGACCGCCGCCCTGATCACCAAGGGCGGCGGCGCCGCAACCGCCCACCCCCTCGACGTCACCGACCGCACCGCGCTACGGGCCGCCGTCGCCGCGGCCGGTCCCCTGGACATCACCGCCGCCGTCGCGGGCGTGATGCACACCAGCAGCGTCCTGGAGACCACCGACGAGGACCTCGACCGGATCCTGGACATCAACTTCAAAGGGGTGCTGCGCACCTGCCAGGAGGCCGTCAGCGCCATGATCGCCGCCGGCCGCCCCGGCTCGGTGGTCACCATGGCCTCCGGCGCCGTGGACGCCGCCCAGCCGGGGCTGCTCTGCTACAGCGCCGCCAAGGCCGCCGTGGTCCAGCTCACGAAGACCCTCGCGACCGAGGCCGGCCCGCACGGCATCCGCGTCAACGCCGTCGCCCCGGGCTGGATCCGCACTCCCATGACCGGCCGGCACGGCTCCGAGGTCCAGCAGCGGACGGAGGAGGCCATGGTCCGGATGTCCCCGCTGCGCCGGGTCGGGGAGCCCGAGGACATCGCCCAGGCGGTGCTCTACCTGGCCTGCGACGCCTCGTCCTTCATGACGGGCCAGATCCTTCGTCCGAACGGCGGAGTATCGATGCCCTGGTGA
- a CDS encoding Fpg/Nei family DNA glycosylase: protein MPEGDSVHRVAARLHAALAGEPLTRADLRVPRFATADLTGHTVLDVTPRGKHLLTRLDSGLTLHSHLRMDGAWYVFAPDQKWRGGPAHEIRAVLANAGATAVGYRLPVLELLRTADEHRVVGHLGPDLLGPDWDPARAAANLLAAPARPLGEALLDQRNLAGIGNIYKAELCFLAQVTPWTPVGDLPDPAATLPRLAAAAQRLLAANTGDPGRPRRRNTTGSRRPGRELFVYGRAHRPCLRCGTPVREAVQDGRPAYWCPGCQAGPAPAPERTPTH, encoded by the coding sequence ATGCCCGAAGGAGACAGCGTCCACCGCGTCGCGGCCCGCCTGCACGCCGCGCTCGCGGGCGAGCCCCTCACCCGCGCCGACCTGCGCGTCCCACGCTTCGCCACCGCCGACCTCACCGGGCACACGGTCCTCGACGTCACCCCGCGCGGCAAGCACCTCCTGACCCGCCTCGACAGCGGCCTCACCCTCCACAGCCACCTGCGCATGGACGGCGCCTGGTACGTCTTCGCCCCGGACCAGAAGTGGCGCGGCGGCCCCGCCCACGAGATCCGGGCGGTCCTGGCCAACGCCGGGGCCACCGCCGTCGGCTACCGCCTGCCCGTCCTCGAACTGCTCCGCACCGCCGACGAGCACCGCGTGGTGGGCCACCTCGGCCCCGATCTGCTCGGCCCCGACTGGGATCCGGCCAGGGCGGCGGCCAACCTGCTCGCCGCCCCCGCGCGGCCCCTGGGCGAGGCCCTGCTCGACCAGCGCAACCTGGCGGGCATCGGCAACATCTACAAGGCCGAGCTCTGCTTCCTCGCCCAGGTCACCCCCTGGACCCCGGTCGGGGACCTCCCGGACCCGGCGGCCACCCTCCCCCGCCTGGCCGCCGCCGCACAGCGCCTGCTGGCCGCGAACACCGGCGACCCCGGACGGCCCCGGCGCCGCAACACCACCGGCAGCCGCCGCCCCGGCCGGGAGCTGTTCGTCTACGGCCGCGCCCACCGTCCCTGCCTGCGCTGCGGCACCCCGGTGCGCGAGGCCGTCCAGGACGGCCGCCCCGCGTACTGGTGTCCCGGCTGCCAGGCCGGTCCGGCCCCCGCCCCGGAGCGGACCCCGACGCACTAG
- a CDS encoding helix-turn-helix domain-containing protein produces MILLRRLLGDVLRRQRQRQGRTLREVSSSARVSLGYLSEVERGQKEASSELLSAICDALDVRMSELMREVSDELSLAELAQSAAASEPVPAPVRPMLNSVSVASVTGGPERVTIKAPVEAVNVVAA; encoded by the coding sequence ATGATTCTGCTCCGTCGCCTGCTGGGTGACGTGCTGCGTCGGCAGCGCCAGCGCCAGGGCCGTACTCTGCGCGAAGTCTCCTCGTCCGCCCGAGTTTCGCTCGGCTATCTCTCCGAGGTGGAGCGGGGGCAGAAGGAGGCATCCTCCGAGCTGCTCTCCGCGATCTGCGACGCGTTGGACGTACGGATGTCCGAGCTGATGCGCGAAGTCAGTGACGAGCTGTCGCTGGCGGAGCTTGCGCAGTCGGCCGCCGCAAGCGAACCGGTGCCGGCACCGGTGCGCCCGATGCTCAATTCGGTTTCCGTGGCCTCGGTCACGGGCGGACCGGAGCGGGTGACCATCAAGGCACCCGTGGAAGCGGTGAACGTCGTCGCCGCTTGA
- a CDS encoding CinA family protein, producing MLAERDQTLAVAESLTGGMVAAEITAVPGASRSFLGSVTAYATELKHRVLGVDAALLAAEGAVNAQVAVEMAAGVRRLTGASWGIATTGVAGPDPQDGQPVGTVFIAVAGPAGRKSARLRLNGSRAEIRRESARTVLELLSSELRENLRGQDTERNGGI from the coding sequence ATGCTCGCGGAGCGTGACCAGACGCTCGCGGTGGCGGAGTCGCTGACCGGCGGCATGGTCGCCGCCGAGATCACGGCGGTGCCGGGGGCCTCGCGCTCCTTCCTCGGCTCGGTCACGGCGTACGCCACTGAACTCAAGCACCGCGTCCTCGGGGTGGACGCGGCGCTGCTCGCGGCCGAAGGCGCGGTGAACGCGCAGGTCGCGGTCGAGATGGCGGCCGGAGTGCGGCGCCTGACGGGCGCCTCGTGGGGGATCGCGACCACCGGAGTGGCCGGTCCGGACCCTCAGGACGGGCAGCCCGTGGGCACGGTTTTCATCGCCGTGGCGGGTCCGGCGGGCAGGAAGTCGGCCCGGCTGCGGTTGAACGGCTCCCGCGCGGAAATTCGTAGGGAGAGTGCACGGACAGTGCTCGAACTCCTCTCAAGCGAACTCCGCGAGAATCTGCGGGGGCAGGATACGGAACGGAACGGGGGGATTTGA
- the pgsA gene encoding CDP-diacylglycerol--glycerol-3-phosphate 3-phosphatidyltransferase: MTGVPASAAGGTGRRPTPGAKLGTAAVSQASLWNIANILTMIRLVLVPGFVLLLLADGGYDPVWRALAWAAFAVAMITDIFDGHLARTYNLVTDFGKIADPIADKAIMGSALVCLSWLGDLPWWVTGVILGRELGITLMRFWVIRYGVIPASRGGKLKTLAQGTAVGMYVLALTGPLATMRFWVMGIAVVLTVVTGLDYVRQAVVLRRAGLAEERAAK, from the coding sequence ATGACCGGAGTCCCGGCATCGGCGGCGGGCGGGACCGGCCGCCGGCCCACGCCCGGCGCGAAGCTCGGGACTGCGGCCGTCAGTCAGGCCAGCCTCTGGAACATCGCCAACATCCTGACGATGATCCGGCTCGTGCTCGTGCCGGGATTCGTCCTGCTGCTGCTCGCCGACGGGGGCTACGACCCCGTCTGGCGGGCGCTGGCCTGGGCGGCCTTCGCCGTCGCCATGATCACGGACATCTTCGACGGGCATCTGGCCCGGACGTACAACCTGGTCACGGACTTCGGGAAGATCGCCGACCCCATCGCCGACAAGGCGATCATGGGGTCGGCTCTGGTGTGTCTGTCCTGGCTCGGCGACCTGCCCTGGTGGGTGACGGGGGTGATCCTCGGGCGTGAGCTCGGGATCACGCTGATGCGCTTCTGGGTGATCCGGTACGGAGTGATTCCGGCCAGCCGGGGCGGCAAGCTCAAGACCCTGGCCCAGGGCACCGCCGTGGGCATGTACGTGCTCGCCCTGACCGGGCCGCTGGCGACCATGCGGTTCTGGGTGATGGGGATCGCCGTCGTGCTGACCGTGGTCACCGGTCTGGACTACGTCCGGCAGGCCGTGGTGCTGCGCCGGGCCGGGCTGGCGGAGGAGCGGGCCGCGAAGTGA